The Chryseobacterium glaciei DNA window CTGATGATGAAGCGGCACTATCTGTATTCCAATATTCTGACAGGGCATTCAGTGACTGCTTTTTTTCAAGTTCCTTTTGGTCTAACAGATCAGCTTCATAGGCTTTACTTTTATCAGCCTGCATTCCTGTTTCTGTAGCCTGTGGAACAGCTTCATTGAGTCCCGCTTGTTCCAGCTCTTTGCCATCCGAAGAAGGCCTGAATATCAGACACATGCATCCGAGAAAGACAATGCCCATCAATATAAAGATGAGTGGTTTCTTCAGCTTTTGTATGTTGTTGCCTTGACCTACTTCTGTATCTGCGTTTCCTTTCTGGCTCACCTCGGTAAGCCTTACGGTTGCTTTATCTTTTTCATTGTCTTTCATGATCTTGATTTTTTATGGGTTTTGATGATGAATCTCTTAACTCTGAATCTTCCTGTTGCTGTCTCAGCACCGGATTACGAATGTGACCTTCTACCGGATTATGTTTTCGGGTTTCATTTTTTGCATCATACCAGACTGTCATCACGACACCTCCCGTCAAGAGCAGGTATCCAGCGAAAAAAAGGATCACAAACTTTTTTTGTTTCCTGGCAGAAAGCTTCTGCCAGCGTTCTTCCAATCTCCTTTCACAGGAGTTGAGAAATATTCTTAGCTTTTTCATATGGTAATTTTTTTTATAGCCCGAAACGCTTGATACGGGGAGCTACCTTGTTGGCCCGCACTTCATCACTAACCATTGCCACGGCCTCTTTTGCATGTGGCACAGCAGCCATAGGTAGGTTTGTTAATTCCGACTGTCGCAATAATTGACCGAACTGGTCTTTTTTGGTAATCTCCACTTTTTGAAGATCAAATTTTCCGTTATGGTGTTGAACCCACATACAACATTGAACCCTTGGTTTGTCTTCTCCTGTCCATTGCAAATAGGTGGTTAACAACAATTCTCCCTTGGGCAGGCTTTCCAACCCTCGTTGACAGTTTTCCAGGTATTCGCTCATACTGTCCTTCAATCTACCCGGATACGCTCCCTGTGTTTGAAAGTAACCATTGTAACCCTTATCAATAAGGATCTTCGCGAACGTCTCCAAATCATGTAGTTTTTCCATAATCCTATTTTTAGCGTTCTGTGACTCTCAAGTCCTTATTCTCGATTACACTGAATTTTTCAATGTTAAATCCTTGTGGGTTCGTGTCTGAACGGACGGAATTCAGGAGATAGCACGAAGTGACCAGGCTCCGTTCGGTTAGATTACTGGAACGGATGATGTATTGCCTCGCAAATGTTTTAACAGCATACGGATACGTGTCAAAGTTGCACTGTACACTGTCCACTTCAATGCGTTGCTGAATATTACCAGAAATGATCCGGTTGTAATACCCTTTTTCTGACAGGTCTTTGTAATAATTGAAGGCACTCTTATCAGCCATATTAAATGCTCTTTTCATGTTGCTTTCGATCGCATTTTTGTCAGGCGCCAGGGTAAAAAACAATTCATGAAAACGGCGGACATGCTCACGCGCTTCTACAGGACGGTTGATGGCAGCATCCTGAGAGAGTGCCAACATGAGTGATTTACCATTATCAAGCACGTAGATCTTTTGTCTTTGTGCTTCTGCGAAGCGGTAGGAGTGCCAGATGGCATAACCCACCACTGCAATACACAGTACGGCAAATATTAAGGCATACAACCTGATCTGCCTGAAACTGTTCTCTATATTTCTGAGGGTTTTAAATTCCATTTTTTTACTATTTATACATTATTGTTTCAGATGGTTAGGATTGATTATTTAAGAAGTTGGCCTCCGACATTACCCGCTGCAGCTCCGGCCCCTGCGCCAGCAACATTACCTGCTTTTTGTGCCGTCTGGGTTACATTACGCATGAAATTACCAGCACCACCCGCCTGAATCACCCAGCCCGTTACCGTTGGTACCGTGAAGTATCCCACAATTCCAATAATCATAAATATGGTGTAGATGGTACTTGAGCCGTCAGGAATGAAATTGGGATCTGACAGACTTTGGATATCTTTTTCCAGCATCAAAGATTGTAGCTTCGCAAGCATGGCACTAAAAATATCCGCAACGGGAAGCCATAAATACACACTGACATATCTTGATATCCATTGGTTTAATGTGGACTGGAAACCATCCCAAACCGAGATGGCGAAGGCAATGGGGCCGAGGATAGACAGCACAATCAGAAAGAAGGTTCGAATGGTATCAATAACCAAAGCTGCTGCCTGAAACAGAATCTCCAGCAAATCTCTGAACCAGTTTTTTATGGTCTGCTCCAATTCATAGCTCTGTCTTTCCATATACATTCCCGCCATTGTTCCCAGATCTGAGGGAGACCATCCCAGCTCATCGAGCTTTTTATCAAACTCCTCATCGGAGATCAAATAAGCCTGCTCAGGATTTCGGAGCATGGCTTCCCGTTCCAATTGGTCTTTTTGGGCCTGGAGTTTATTAAGATCCAATACCTGGTTTTCCAACATTTCGTGAGTTCCTGTTACTACAGGGCTCAGTACCCCATTGATGGTTCCCAGCACGATCGTTGGAAAAAACATGATACAGATCCCCAAGGCAAATGGTCGTAGGAGGGGAAACACATCGATAGGTTCAGCCCGGCTCAATGCCTGCCAAACCTTCAATGCAACATAGAACAAGGCACCCAGGCCCGCAACACCTTTGGCCACTGCCGCCATGGTGGCGGACAGTGGAAGCATCTCGTCGTATAACGAGCGCAAAATTTCATGAAGATTTTCAAAGTCCATAATGATAGATTTTAAAGGGTTTATAAATAAAAAGGGCTACCAATATTTTTGATTAGCAGTACCATATAATTGCAGTACACGCTGTCCGTCATTTTTCTTTTTCGCTCTCAGATAGCTGACAGAAATATTTTTGTTCGTATAGTAGCGCACCAGTTTATGGTACTCACTTACCTCTTTATACACCCTGTCAATAATTTCCATGCGCTCTTTATCATTCATCGAAAGGGATGAAGAATTAACGATCTGTTTTAAATCACTTAGTAACCCTCCACTTTCATTTAATAATTTGGAATAGCCGAAGGCAATCGCTGTTAATTCCTGTGGAGAAAAGTTGGGATCATTCATCATTTTGCCAAAGCTCTCCACATACATTTCTGAAATATTACCGACCATTAGTACCGTTTGCTGCACTTTTCGGGCATCCTTTACCAGATTATTGACCGCTTTAAGCTTGTCATAATATTCTTTCCCCTGCTCATACACTTTTTTCACTTCATTGAAATTTTTGACCACATTAGACACTGTATTGGAAGTCTGTACAATTTCATTGGCAGAGTTCAGAATACCTGATGCCAGATTGGTCGGATCAGTGACCACAAATTGTGCTTTTGCCGGTGAGAAGCCCAATAGAAGGGCTGTACTCACCAATACCATGAATTTTTTCATTGTTTTGGATTTTAAATTGTTATGAAATTTTTATTGGTTCTCTTTTTTGTTGGCAGCAATCCTTTTGATTGCCAGCTCAACATTACCGCCCAGCTCCTGGGCGAGCTGCATGACTTCGAGCTTTTCGGTTTCTTCGGTGGTGTATGCCAAATACTCCTGTGCAGAAACTTCTGTAGCGTATACCGCAGAATGGGTTCCCCCCAGTCCGATCCATACTTCTTTATAAAATCTGGAAGAATCGTTATTCATATTAATGGATAATACCTGCGCTTTTTCTTTATCGGTCAGCCCCAGCATCGCCTGTATATCATCGAACTTGTTCATGTACTTGCGCTGATCTAGCAGGATCTTGCAGTCGGAATTGTTGATAATACTTTCTCTGACAATTGGTGAATGAATAATATCATCAACCTCCTGAGTGACCACGATAGCCTCTCCAAAGAATTTCCTAACGGTTTTAAACAAATATTTCAAGTATTCTGCCATACCTTCCTTGGCAATCGCTTTCCAGGCTTCTTCAATTAATATGAGTTTTCTGATACCTTTGAGTCTTCGCATCTTGTTGATAAAGACCTCCATAATAATGATGGTGACGATGGGAAAAAGGATTTTATGATCCTTGATAGCGTCAATTTCAAAGACAATAAAGCGCTTGGTCAATAGATCCAGCTGTTTATCAGAATTGAGCAGATAATCATATTCACCGCCTTTGTAGTAAGGTTCCAGTACATTAAGAAAATTGGCAATATCAAAATCTTTTTCCCGAACCTGTTTTTCTTCAAGGACCTTACGGTAGTCACCTTTTACATATTCATAGAATCCGTTAAATGATGGATGTTCATTTTCCTTTTTGATCTTTTCTATGTAACCGCTTACAGCATTAGAAAGGGCTACTTCCTCGGCTCTGGTTGGCGGTTCATCATCGCGTTTCCATAGCGTGAGTACCAAAGTTTTAATACTTTCCCTTTTCTCAATATCGAATACCCCGTCATCGGTATAGAAAGGATTAAAGGCAATGGGATTATCTTCGGTATACGTAAAGTATACGCCATCCTCCCCTTTCGTTTTTCCTTTGATCAGTTCACACAATCCCTGATAGGAATTTCCGGTATCAACAAGCAGTACATGGGCACCCTGCTCATAATACTGCCTCACCATATGATTGGTGAAAAATGACTTTCCACTACCTGAGGGGCCTAGGATAAACTTGTTCCGGTTGGTAATGATTCCCTTTTTCATAGGGAGATCAGAAATATCCAGATGGATGGGTTTTCCGGTCAATCGGTCTGCCATCTTAATTCCAAACGGCGACAGCGAATTTTGGTAATTGGTCTCTTCAGTAAAGAAGCATAAGGCCGGTTCAATGAACGTATAAAAACTTTCTTCACTCGGAAAATCTCCTGCATTGCCTGGTATCCCTGCCCAATATAATGTGGCAACATCTGTCGTATTATGACGGGGTTTACACTCCATGAGCGCCAGTGCACTGCCCGTATCATTCTTCAACATTTTCAGTTCCACAGGATCATCAGACCACGCCATTACATTGAAGTGGGCTCGGATAGAAGAAAGTCCGTAAGAATGAGCCTCATTCAAATACCGTTCGATCCATTCTTTATTGATCTGATTGCTTCGGCTGTATCTTCCAAGAGAATGCATATTCCTTGCAGACTTTTCAAATTTTCGTAAGTTATCTTCGCTGTTATCCAGGAATAAATACTGGTTGTAGATGTGATTACAGTTTAACAGCAGTCCCACGGGAGCGGCGAACGATAATCGGCAGTCACTTCGGTCAGTCGATAATTTTTCATACCGGAGATCCGTAGAAACAGTTCCCGGAAGATCGTCGGTATCAGACAACGTGTGCAGACACAGCCTGTTGTTGCCGATCCGCATTTCTTCGGCACCCATGGCGATATCCTGCATTGGAGTTCCCGCCTGTCTTGACAAGGTAAAGTACTGTTCCAGTAGTCCCTGTTTATCCTCAGCTCCAACAATGTCATCTTCACTCAAACGTTCGAGCTTCACCAATCCTGAATCATTCACGATCCTTTCAAACTGGCTAACCGATTCCATAAACCTCGAAACCGCTTCCTTATCCCTGATCTCCTTTGGAACCAAAACTCCTTTGCAGAGGGATGAAAAATTACTCTGCATCCTCATCCTTTCTTTCGAGGTTTTGGTAATAAACACATAGCAGTAATGGTTCAAAAAAGGACGCTCATTGAAATGCTGCTGGTAAGATTTCGCTAAAAAGCTTAGTCCTTCCTTTGTAATATCAGGTGAATAGTTTTCCCTGATATACCAATCCTGTTTGTGGATTACGGTATAATCAGGAAGTGTTTTTACCGCCTTATGCCAGGCAGAATGAATGGCTTCGTATTCAGATGCAGCCACCGTGAAAAGCTCAGGTAAATGTACCTGGAAGCAGGCCGTAATATCCGCTTCCTTCGAAATGATGCAGTGATCTTCTACTGCCAGGAGTGGAAACTTACTTTCCAGCGTACTGGTCTTGCTTATGTTTCTCATACGGCTGGCTTTTTAGGAGTCGATTTCAGATAACGGTAGATAGGCTTACGGCAGATAATATATCTTGGATGGCTTTTTACAGCGCCTACTTTCATTAAGCCATGCTCACCGTACTTTTTGTTCAGCGAAAAGGTCTGCCAGATGATCAGTGAAGCTCCAGTAGCACCAATAAACAGGCAGACGTAGGAATTAACCCCTGCCATGTAAAGAATCATTGTGAGAATAAGGATGCCTAACAGCCCGCCTGCAAAAATGAACAGGTACTGCGCTTTAAGACCCTTAAATTCCACACTGCGCCCAATGCCTTTGTTGATATTGTAATTATTCATAAGGCAAAGGATTACAGGAAGAATGAACGCAGGATGGTAGCCGCCACGATTAGAAATATACAGGCACCAAACCAGCTCGCAGCTGTTTTGCTTGTATCGGGATCACCGCTGCTGAATTTGTTGTACACCTTTACCCCACCGATCAGTCCTACTACCGCACCAATGGCATAGATCAGCTTGGTTGCAGGATCAAAATAGGAGGTTACCATCTGGGTTGCTTCGTTGATTCCGGCACTTCCGTTACCCTGAGCAAGGACCCCTGAAATTGAAAGCAATACCATACCCGTCAACAGCAGTTTTTTTCTTTGTTTTTCCATTACTAATTGTATTATTTGTTAAAGATTTTCCCACTCTCTGCGGGATCTGAAAACAAATGTATCGGTGAAGCAAAGACAGACTAACATACTGGCATTCAGTGGAATTACTTGGCGTTAAATGACTTTTAAAGTGAAAAAAAACGTATATTTGATAGAGCTCTTTTTAAGAAAAAAAATTGAAATCCGACTTATAGAATGATGAAAGAATCCAAGAAAAACATACCCAACCTGCATCCAAAATTCTTTTGGGATTTCAGATTTGATGAGATCGAATGGGAAGCTTATAAAATGGTAATCGGTCGCATCGTTGAGCGTGGAGGTCAGGAAGAAATTGAAGAAATCATTCGTTTTTATGGTCGCGAAAAAGTAGTTACGGCAATCCGTGATGAAATTTATTTCCTACCCAACTATGCAATTGATCGTGCATTAAAATTCTTTCCCGAGCTCAAGAAGGAAGAGATGTACTGTTATCTCAATAGAAAAGACAAACCTTATCACTGGATTTAACTTTATGAATAAACGTTTTCGCAATTCCGGCAGTAGAAGAAACAGCCGCCGCGCAGAAATAAAAGCAAAAATTATTGCCTACATCATTAATTTCAGGGTTCAACAAAAAAGTAAATGTTATGTTATTAAACCCATCTCAAAAAATAAAAGAATGCCAAAAATAGATCGTGTTTTTTTTTGGGACTACGATATAGAGGCGATGGATTTTGACAGAGCTTACAGATCAATCATCGGCCGCATCGTAGAGCGCGGAGGACAGGAAGAAATTGACGAAATCATTCGTTTCTATGGGTATGAAAAGGTAGTCCGTACCATTAAAAATGAAATCCATTTCCTCCCTAATTATGGTATTGATCGTGCATTAAAATTTTTTCCGGAGCTAAAGAAGGAAGAGATGTACTGCTACCTCAATAGGAAAGACAAACCTTATCACTGGATTTAGCATCAATAAGGAATGCTGGATCTTAGAGCGGTTTTTTTTAGATTACAGACATTCTGTTAAAGTGAAAAATATTCGTAAAATAATATGATAATAAGTATTCTATACAGCATTAACCCATATTCACTTAATAATATACAGCAAATCATATATTACCATCATATAGCTTTTAATAATTGTTTATTTTTGAATTTTAAATAGTTAGCTTTCAAAATACTTTTAAAAATCAAAATTGGAGAAACCGGGGATTCGTTCTCGGTTTTTTATTGTTAAATTAGACAGGCAGGCATAAAAAAACGCCAGACTTCTATGTTCTGACGTCGAGAATAAATATGTATTGAATAAATTTAAATGACTATTTAAACTTTCTATTTTACTATTCTCTTTTAATAGTTTTTGATGGCACCAGTTCTTCACCAATTATTTTCCATTTTCAGAATACGGCTTCTGCTCATCTTCTGATAATTCATTCCATTGCAGCCCATAGGGTGCACCACCACTTGTATATCCAACAATAAAGGCGAAATTTTCATCCTGATCGATACCCCATACCTGCCCTTTGCTTTTTGCCAGTGCGGCTTCCTTCTTTTGCTTTTTCTTCGCAGTCACCAATTCAACAGAGCGTTTGACTGCTGTTTCATATTCCTCTGTAACAGTAATCCCCAAGATCCGCAATTCTGTGATCGAACATAGAAGATCGGTGTGATAACGTCTGGCATAAGCCCGTACCAGGTGCTTTCCCGTATAAGTTGGCAGCCACTGCTTTGCAGACTGCAATCGCCTTTCACGCGGCATTGTACATTTAAGTTGTTTATTGCCTTTTCTCTTTCTCTTCTTAGCCATATCAAGATATCGTATTGATCGGGAGTTTTCAGTTAATGGTTCACCTATATAGTGGCATATGCAAAGATCCGAATTTTCTTACTATTGTCATGAAACTACTACTGTCTTGTGGGATCATTTATTTTCTAGAAACAACCCCTCCTGTGTCACAATTTACAGCTTACGGCCTTTTCGCGGCGGCTTATTTTCCTTTTGTTGTATGGTGGCTTTGCCGGAAACCGGTTCTGCATATTGATTCTTTTTCAATCCGGATTCCTCCAGCAGTTTTTTGGGGATATTGGTATTCATAATTATTTTCCCTCCAGTAAGAACCGGAATTATATCTTTAATAATAGAATTTTTAATCATCTCTGGTCCTCTCGGATGCTGCAGTATCTTCTCTATCGGCATCGTGAATTGCCATACTTCGAAAGACCTATCGGGAACACCTGCAACAATACCCGTCACCATTGCCTTTTCAAGCTTTCCTTGAAATTTTTGCATCTCTTTTTCCTGGAGGTATTTGTCGAGCAGGTTATCAATATACAGCTCAAGATCCATCTTCAATTCGTGATCCCTACCCCCTTCGCTGAATTTCTCCGAAGGGAGTGAACGGCAGTACACTTCGGCATCATCAATAAGTTTCTGCCCTTTTTGATCATCAGCCCGGTAAGTGGTTGGCCCGCCGTGACCCCGGTTGGAAGCAGTGCCGGCCTTTATTCCGTCTATATACAGATTTGCTGAAAATGCATTGGTCTCTTCACTAAGCTTCTCGCTATATTGAATACTTTTTAACTCTATTTTCATAACTTTTAAAGTTTGGGTCCTTTTCTTTTGATCGGTTTATCGCCTTTGGAAGTTTTAATGGATTTTGCTTTATTTTCTCTGATAGCTTCTTCTATTCCGGTATCTTTCCAGCTAACCTGACCAGCTCTGAAATGAGATTTCAGGTTACTTTCCTTTAAATTAGACAGCTCATCAAAACCATGCTTTCTGTTGTATCCGATCGGGTCCAAAGCACTTTCATGGGGAATGCTCACAACAAGTATATCTTTAGGTATTTCTGTTACGGAATTAAAATCAATCTCCTGAAATTCATGTTTTTTCGGATTGTACGGAATAAAGTACTTATCCTTTCCGTCAACATAATAGTCTTGGATCTTAGAAAATACGATACCTCCGGATAAAAAATCATCTTTAGGACGCAGCATATCCATCCGCAGATCGACATAAAAAGGATGACCTGCAATATCAACAATGGGTAAAAGACCACTAAGCCGTTCTTTTAAGGCGGTCTGATCAACCATTAGATCAAAATCGCTCCTGGTTGCAAACATTTCTAAAGGAACACCGTATTTCTCCGACATTCCTTCCGGATCGAGTGTGACTAATTCCGGCAGACTTATCGTAACCGTTTCTCCACTGATAAAAGAAGACGGTATATTCTTTTCCGTCAGACTGTACTCAAAAGAATAACCATTGTGGTTTCCAAGATCCCTCATCTCAAAAAGCGAAATTGTATTGTTAGGATTATCCTTTTCCCTTAATTCTAACTTATTGACATCGACCAAGAATTCGGTTCCTTCGATGTTTACTGTTGGTAATTCTCTTTCCATGCTAAACCATTATCTAAGAGTTAAAAAAATGGGGCCCTGTCTTTTAGACAAAATCCTCAATATCAAATCCGTCCAGATTTCCATTCCGCATAGTGGAAGAACCGGCAACTGTTTCGGCGGAAAGGCTTCGGTCCAATAGCGCTGCTATTCTTCTCGAAGCTCCTTCCATAGAGCTTTCCAATAGGCTGAAGAGTTCAGTTCCCTGTATTTTACGAACAATGTCTACCGCTTGTTTCTCTAAAGATGGCTCGGGCGTTTCTTGGCTCAGCAACATCCCCACGGTACTTAGTTCTTCAAAGGTGACCCCTGTGGCGAAACCGTCTTCACCATCGGAAACCCTATACTTGCCCCACTCTTTTTCCTCATCTTCAAAATCAGGCATGTGACCAAAAACTTCTTCCGGTTCTTCCTGCGGAATTTCTATATCGAAATCTTCTTCTTTGATTTCACTGGCTAAATTATTTGATTTAGTCTCTTGTTGATTATTTTGGCTTTCAGGGGCATTCTTTGGCGTCGAAAGTCTCGTTGCGGGCTTCGGCAAACCCATAATTTCCGGTAAAATGATCGCCGTTTTATTCTGGCTTTCTTTCGTAACCGGTCTTTTTTTGATCACAAATTTATCCTCCAGCAGTAAAAAGATGACCACGAGCAGGCATATTACAATAAGTGTTTCCATAACTATTTAATATTTAGGTATTCTGTGAAATTGGGAAAAGTGCATTTTCTCATAGGATAGGTTTATTTCTTTCATTAAAAAAGTCGGTAATATCGACTCCGAATTCTTGGAAATGATATTCAAAAATATTATCGATATAGGAATAAAGTGTCGTCTTATCTTCCCTGGTTAATTGAACAATACGAAGAAGCCGTTCATGATATTCAGGCCGTATGTATACCACTTTACCATTGCGCCCCGATGGGTAACGGTTGGTAAGAAATACCTCTTCATAGCTGATCTTCTTTTGAATGTTTTCTTTCCTTCTCTCCCGAGATTTACTTTCTTTAGTTTCAACATCCTGTTTAGTAGCTTGATTGTCGGAAGCCGGCTCTTTACCACTCATGATCTCCATGATTGAAGCCTCATCAACTATTGGCTTTTCAAAACTCTTTTTAATTTCATTAGAATCCATGGCTCACATTTTATCGTTTTACGATTTTTAGAAATTCCTGAATAAACAGATCCAATCTGGTCATCCGCATTAACTTTTCTTCCGGTGGCAGTAAACTTGATCTGAATATATAATTACCGCTCTCTTCCGTTTCTCTGCGAAAACGCTTGCTATCCATGATCCGGGTTTGCATAACATTCAATTCCAATTCCTTAATAACGGTCTGATAAGCATCATAAAGAGTGGTTTTTTCCCTGCCATCCACTTGGTTCCAGAATAACCAGTATGACTGCTCCGCTTCAACTGAAACTGTCCCTGCAAGCTTAAGAAGTGCGGTAGCAAAGCTTAAGGTGCTTTCCACCACAAGACGGTCAGCGGTTATTGGAGAAAAAATAAAATCCATCACTTTTAAGGTGGTCAGTACACCACTGGTGTTGGCTGTTCCGGGCAGGTCGAAAAAGATAAAGTCAAAATGAAGTGCGGAGTCATCAACATGCTCTGCCGCTTTTTCCAGTGCATCATCAGCTTTGCACCGGATAATGGAATATGCTTTTTTATTGATCTGCTGATACAGTTTTAAAGCGGCCTTTTTATGGTACTCATTCTGCATCACCGTCTTCATATCCCGATCCCTCATTTTGCCCAGGCTATGTTGAGGGAAATCACAGTCCATAATGAGTACATTATAACCGAGTCTGAAATGCAGAAGACTTGCGACTAAAGTGGTAAATGTTGATTTTCCAACGCCTCCCTTTTGGGTGGAGAAACTGATTTTTAAAGGCTTTTTCATTGTCATGATTTTAAATATTTATAATTGTTTTTATTAGAAATTGCGCAGGAATAAAGATGTAAAGACGCATATACGGCGATATTCCTGTATTACTTTTTGCCAAATTTTCTTTACAGGATTATTGCTTGGTTTCTTTATTCCTACATGCTTTTCTCTAAATCCCGTAAGTTGTATCACAGCTTATTTTACAAACAATATGCTTTACCAGCTATACGCCAAAATGCTTTTACAGTTTTACATATTTACACTTTAGCAGTTGCCCGTCGGTAAAGTAATATTTCCTGTTTCTTTCCTTATTGCCGGCATAAGCAATTGTATATATTTCGGTAAAACCATAAAGCAAAGAAAGAGCATAACCATGCTATATGCTTCTGTATGGCAGTATTTGGCGCTTTCAGGCTTCATTTGGCGCTGCTTTCGATTGCAATCCTTTCAACATTCAGCCCGAACTTTGTAAAAAGATTTTGAAATGGATTTTACAGATAACTACTCCGGCAAATCAGCCCGTATCCCGGACAGCTCAAAGCTGTCTTTCCCTGCTTTATTTAATTCATCCCGCAGGGTGAATTCTCTGTTCACCGGAACAGAGCAAGTTATGTTTTGAGCTGCTGGAAATGAATTCCGCAGCTCAAAACGACTTGCCCTTGCAGGGGGCTGAAAACCGCTCCGAAGTCGCAGTTTTATTAATTTATAAATGGATTATCATGGAAGAAAATAATGATCATAAGAATAAGAAAGGAGGCCGCAATCCTAAAAAGAACCCGGCCATATTTCGGTATTCGATTAGCCTTAATTCAGATGAAAACGCGCGTTTTCTAGCTCTTTTTCAGCAGTCCGGAATGAAGGTAATGGCACATTTTATCACCGCGTGCCTGTTTCAGAAAACAATTAAAACCATAAAGATTGACAGTTCTGCTATGGATTATCATCTACGGCTAACCAATTTTTATGCACAGTTCAGGTCGGTTGGCGTCAATTATAATCAGGTTGTAAAGATTATGTACCGTAATTTTTCAGAAAAAAAAGCCTCTGCGTATCTCTTTAAACTTGAAAAACAAACGATTGAAATGGCAAAATTAATTCAGGAAATCATCCGTCTTACTCAGGAATTTGAAGAAAAACATCTTAATAAAGAATGATAAATGGTCGCAAAAATTGGCAAGGGTGCAAATTTATTGGGCGCGCTCATCTATAATCAGCAGAAAGTTGATAAGGAAAACGGACAGATTTTATTCATGCAAAAGATAGCTGAAACAGTTAATGGTCAATATTCAGCGTCACAATTATACCGCTCTTTCGAGCTTTACCTCACCGCAAACCAAAAAGTGGAGAAGCCTGTATTACATATTTCCCTTAATCCTGATCCGAGAGATAAGGTCAGCGATGAACAGTTTATATCCATCGCCCAACAGTATATGAGAGAAATGGGCTACGGAGAACAGCCTTTTATCGTATTCAAGCATACCGATACCGAGCGGACGCATATTCACATTGTATCCACCAACGTTACTCTGGATGGCAGGAAAATCTCAGATAAATTTGACCATCCCCGTTCAATGGAAATTTGCAGAACAATTGAAAAACAATACCAACTTTTCCCTGCAACAGAACAGGCTCAGTCTTCCAGTAATGAACTTTTTAATCCTGTTGATTATAAAAAAGGAGATATTAAGAGCCAGCTTGCCTCGGTGGTAAGGTATCTTCCAAAACATTACCGGTTTCAAAGCATGGGTGAATTCAATGCCCTATTATCGCTGTTCAATATAACGGCTGAAGAAGTTAAAGGTGAGTTAAAGGGAGTACCAAAACAAGGGTTGGTTTATTTTGCTTTGAACGAAAACGGTGATAAAATTAGCAATCCTTTCAAAGCCTCATTATTTGGGAAAAGTGCAGGATATCTTATGCTGCAGAAACATTTAGAGCAGTGTAGCGATGTGCTGAAAAGAGAAAACTCAAAACCTTTACTCATAAGATCAATTGAGATTGCCATGCACACGTCCACGGATGAGGTCAGCTTCAAAAAACAATTACAGGAACAGGGGATCAATACCGTGGTACGAAGAAATTCTGAACGACGT harbors:
- a CDS encoding DUF6922 domain-containing protein — encoded protein: MMKESKKNIPNLHPKFFWDFRFDEIEWEAYKMVIGRIVERGGQEEIEEIIRFYGREKVVTAIRDEIYFLPNYAIDRALKFFPELKKEEMYCYLNRKDKPYHWI
- a CDS encoding conjugal transfer protein TraD yields the protein METLIVICLLVVIFLLLEDKFVIKKRPVTKESQNKTAIILPEIMGLPKPATRLSTPKNAPESQNNQQETKSNNLASEIKEEDFDIEIPQEEPEEVFGHMPDFEDEEKEWGKYRVSDGEDGFATGVTFEELSTVGMLLSQETPEPSLEKQAVDIVRKIQGTELFSLLESSMEGASRRIAALLDRSLSAETVAGSSTMRNGNLDGFDIEDFV
- a CDS encoding DUF3408 domain-containing protein, which translates into the protein MDSNEIKKSFEKPIVDEASIMEIMSGKEPASDNQATKQDVETKESKSRERRKENIQKKISYEEVFLTNRYPSGRNGKVVYIRPEYHERLLRIVQLTREDKTTLYSYIDNIFEYHFQEFGVDITDFFNERNKPIL
- the mobB gene encoding conjugal transfer protein MobB, with protein sequence MVAKIGKGANLLGALIYNQQKVDKENGQILFMQKIAETVNGQYSASQLYRSFELYLTANQKVEKPVLHISLNPDPRDKVSDEQFISIAQQYMREMGYGEQPFIVFKHTDTERTHIHIVSTNVTLDGRKISDKFDHPRSMEICRTIEKQYQLFPATEQAQSSSNELFNPVDYKKGDIKSQLASVVRYLPKHYRFQSMGEFNALLSLFNITAEEVKGELKGVPKQGLVYFALNENGDKISNPFKASLFGKSAGYLMLQKHLEQCSDVLKRENSKPLLIRSIEIAMHTSTDEVSFKKQLQEQGINTVVRRNSERRVYGITFIDHNSKTVYNGSRLGKEFSANVFNDWWNNHQKPEIKNTEEKKTPLKSYRSPKDHHYSEKPHHIFDFLNEEQSLFQLDETGLIESFGGLLPDALSDDFEEINFENQMKKKKRKRGNQK
- a CDS encoding DUF6922 domain-containing protein, producing the protein MNKRFRNSGSRRNSRRAEIKAKIIAYIINFRVQQKSKCYVIKPISKNKRMPKIDRVFFWDYDIEAMDFDRAYRSIIGRIVERGGQEEIDEIIRFYGYEKVVRTIKNEIHFLPNYGIDRALKFFPELKKEEMYCYLNRKDKPYHWI
- the mobA gene encoding conjugal transfer protein MobA; amino-acid sequence: MEENNDHKNKKGGRNPKKNPAIFRYSISLNSDENARFLALFQQSGMKVMAHFITACLFQKTIKTIKIDSSAMDYHLRLTNFYAQFRSVGVNYNQVVKIMYRNFSEKKASAYLFKLEKQTIEMAKLIQEIIRLTQEFEEKHLNKE